CTCGACCGAAATAGATTGGACCCAATTGGTACCGGAGAGGGAAAAGAAACAGATCAAAAGTATGACTGAGCTGTATTGCATACTGATGGGTCACACACTCACACTTCATGTCACGTCATCACGTGAACACCATGCGCCGACTCCTTTCTCTCACgcaaattttcttttctcattctaattttctctttccttttttaatcatcaaaattaatttttaaaaatatacatgtgtATATAGGATAAAGAGAGCCATCCCAAAGTACACAAACAAATAAATCTTATAACAAAATGTACTTTGAAAAAgatacattattttttaatttctttttgcaaatatgtgtatatatgaaGGACCGGCTCAACACTATTAAGAGCTCTagggtaaaaaaaaaattttagaccctatatttttttaaaaaaattaggctCTATAAAATGactaatttgaaatatttttttttaacaacttcATTGATGATGAAAGCAAACCAAGTTTAGTACAAAAGacaaaaaccttaaaaaaagaaaaacaaaaccaattgCTCAATCTAAACAAGATCTATGAGCAAGAAGTTGTGGCCTCTCTTAAAATTTTCTGATGTGACCAAGCCTGACCTCCTAGCgccaaatatttgaaatatatttaagttatttttatataaattaactaatatacatgtttttatttgagtttttattaaatttttgtactcacattttataatattacataaatttaaatttagtatacTATATGccattaaaaaaactaaaaaaaaaaaaaaagaaatcgaGGTGGGCCCTGGGGGGGTCGCACTGACCGCCCTCCATGCTAAGTCGGCCCTGTATATATGTATAGTTGTGAATATCGTTAGTCTATAGGTTCAAATCAGAGAAACAATTGGTACGTGTAAGGCACCGACTTTGTCCTCATAAGTCAATTTCATTTACTCACGTACTATTTCGTAGTAGATAAACATTCGGACAAATTCGTCATCTCAGACTCTCATTTGATCATCATCATAGATTCATACATGTATTCATCCAAAAATTATACTACCTACtcttataaaaatcaaaactaatatCTTTGTATTATGGAAGTTTCAATCGTTTGGATGTAAAAGAGTTACGTTCATACTACCATAcagttctttaaaaaaaacatacagtATTTTTGCTATATATTATATCGATCGGCTTATCTAGTTGGCTTTGGAAGGATATTACATACTCTATTCGGTAATATAAATAAAGTGATGCAAAAATCTACGATTAAAATATATCGAGATAAAATTATCATTCTTGCTTTGTCCATATATATCGAATATATAAAACGTGACTAAAGAAAGAATGAAACTACTAAATTGATATCTTAAAGAATGATACGCAACTACTTGGGCAACATCGATCTTAAATATGTTACTATAAACTGCAAATCCCTTCTAGAAAGGGATTCTTCCTTTTGTGGAATTATTTTGTCACGAGCAATGTCATGTTCTTTTCTTCGATAGTGATACATAAACTTCAAAAGCTAATGGTTAATTTGAGATGCATAATTTTATTCGGATTATACTTAATAAAGACACTGTATATGTTATAGTCATATTATGTAGAAGAAACTAGAAACGTTAAACGGATCAAATCAAGAAATTAAATCAATGTATGTAATTTCTTAATGCCGCCTTCCAAATTTCTTCCTAGAGGCTAGAAGACGCGTATCTCCTTCGAATTCCCCAAGCCAATGTGATTCTATTTATCACACGCATAAAATAGTGTGTAATTTTTATTGGGTAGATTAAAAAACTTTCAATAGCAGTTGTTAAGGTATTAATAGACTGTGTAAAATTAATAAgcaaatattttaatagattgtTTAGAagatttctaataaaataaaaggcaTTGGTTTATATCTATTTTAACTCTCTTATTTATCTTTTGCATTACTTTATTGTGATACCATATTTGCACTAACAATTTTCTCtgtaaatatgaatttttctGACACCAAATATAAAGTAAGATCCTTTTATCAGTTTTTCTCGTTCAAAAAGGACCCTTTTGTCAGTTTTATGTAAAATAGTAaatagtttaattaaaattgcTAGAACTTTGTAGTTGTAGCCAATTACACTGCTCATTTGCTTGAAAACTAAGGCAGTATATCAAAGTTAAATCGCAATTTCTAGCACCCTCGTTAATTAAATttccaaatataaaatacatccttcaaaaagaaactgaaaaagaGAGTTGTCTATATCCTtctacataaataaaaatggaCAAGATCTACATTTAGCTTTATTCAGCATTTTGcctgggaaaaaaaaaacaaattatgaatAGAAAGCAGTCGTCATTTCATCACGTTTGGgtgggaaaaaaataatataaaaatcaaatattattctCAACTTTTTCTTTAGCTAATTACTccataattttatatgttatatataggAAAAACGGCCATTTCATACCCaacatatcgcgatatgttcaattcatacccGACTTATATGGCCGTGCCAAAACATACTTGAATTTATATGGCTGTGCCAAAACATACCCAACTTatattttttggcaaaatcataCACCAGTCGCCACATCAGCTGCCATGTCAATCTATTTTTGCTCGCGTGGATGTAATGTTAGCTGATTTTGCTTACAAATATgccatgtatataattttttttttaaactaaataattttgttataaaataaatttttagaaaatataaaaattttattttatattatttagtaaaattaataaaaataattaattaattaaattcaaatcttatataagagatttCGATTATATCAAAAACCGTtcttataagagttatatatgtattttaatgatttaaatcTAATGCAAGTGTTGAAGACGTGTTATTCTTGATTAATCATAGTTGtgttaatctaaattttttaaatgtaaataatatatccatgattaataaagcgtaaaaatgaatcatgttacgctttattaatcatggttatgttatttacatttaatctaattttttaaatgtaaataacataccCATGATTAAAAAagcgtaaaaataaattatgttacgTTTTATTAATCAAGggtaaaaataaatcatattacgCTTTATTAATTATGGGTATGTTATTgacattataaattttagattaacACAATCATAATTAATCAAGAGTAACACGTCTGCAAACTAGCATTGGATTTGAGTCATtacaatacatatataactcttattAGGACGTTTTTTGATAGGATCaaaatatttacgaatatatcttttatataagattttaatttaattaattaattaatttttgttaattttactaaataataaaaaattataaaaattcatttttataacaaaattatttagttttttaataatttatatacatggCACATTTGCCAGCAAAATTAGTTGACGTTGCATCCACGCAAGCAAAAATAGATGACAAGGCAGCTGATGTGGCGACTGTTGtatgattttgccaaaaaaatataagttggGTATGTTTTGGCACATCCATATATGTTTAGGTATGTTTTGGCACGGTCATATAAGTCgggtatgaattgaacatattGCGATATGTTGGGTATGAAATGGCCGTTTTCCCGTTATATATAACCCCACCTCTCTTACgtatttgtgtgtgttttgttatatatcttctttttccTCCTCTTCCAGAGTTAAATTGTTTTCATCTTCCAAAACATTTGTAAAGCATCACATATTGTATTATATTGGATAATCGATAATTATGGCTGGATTTTGGTTCTTGGCCATATCaagtttcttcttctgcttGCTGTTGGTACGAATGGCGGTTTCAAAGAATAAtaagagaaagaagatgagGGACAGTAGAtgcaagcttcctcctggttccaTGGGATGGCCTTACTTAGGAGAGACTCTGCAACTTTATTCACAAGACCCAAATGTTTTCTTCACCTCCAAGCAAAAGAGGTAACCTGAAAAATTTGTCCTtcgaattattattttttaacttcATTCGTTTATTTTTGGGTTACGATCTTAGCTTacattttttattcttttgatgTATAGATATGGAGAGATATTCAAAACACGAATCCTTGGCTATCCTTGCGTGATGCTGGCTAGCCCCGAGGCTGCAAGGTTTGTCTTGGTGACTCATGCTCGTATGTTTAAACCAACGTATCCGAAAAGCAAAGAGAGGCTAATTGGACCATCTGCTCTATTTTTCCACCAAGGAGATTATCATTTCTATATAAGGAAACTAGTTCAATCCTCTTTTTTTCCTGAAACCATCCGGAAACTCATCCCTGATATCGAACACATAGCCCTCTCTTCTTTACAATCTTTGGCTAATATGCCTATTGTCTCTACCTACCAAGAAATGAAGaaggtatatataaaaataaatgttcatatgtagaaagaaaaatcaaacaTACATTTAGCTTTCTTTATCTTCTTTATTTATTCTCTTGCAGTTCGCTTTTGATGTGGGTATTCTAGCCATATTTGGCCATTTGGAGTGTTCTTACAAGGAAATGTTGAAACATAACTACAATATTGTGGACAAAGGCTACAACTTTTTCCCCATGAACCTCCCCGGAACATCGTATCACAGAGCTCTCATGGTATGATCTCTCTGGAATAGAACATTTAATCTCCAGACATTTAGTAAGCCTAACTGACTAAAATGTTTGTTATAAAAAGGCGAGGAAGCGGCTAAAGACAACAGTAAGCGAGATTATACGcgaaagaagagagaaaagcaTTTTGAAAACTGACTTTCTTGGCCATCTACTCGACGTTAAGGACGATAAAGGTCGTGTGCTAACCCAAGAACAGATTGCGGACAACATCATCGGAGTCCTTTTCGCCGCTCAAGACACAACAGCTAGTTGCCTAACTTGGATTCTTAAGTACTTACATGATAATCAGAAACTTCTAGAAGCTGTCAAGGTATGATCACGTGTGGATTCTTATCCACTCTTTTGtatataaatacttaaatcAATGTATATGCATGATGGTTGCAGGATGAACAAAGAGCTATATACGAAGAAAACAGTAGAGAGAAGAAGTCTTTAACTTGGGGACAAACGAGGAATATGCCACTAACACACAAggtaataattttataaattgtatattACATAgtttatatatgaataattaCCATTAATTTGGAGCTCATGTTTCAATGTTATGTGACATAGGTTATACTTGAGAGCTTGAGGATGGCAAGCATCATATCCTTCACATTCAGAGAAGCAGTGGATGATGTTGAGTATAAGGGTACACATTAAATTATTTCACATGACTAGaacattctatttttttaataaaatgtatcAAAATAGATATGATGTGGTCCAAATGAATATGAATCACTAATATTTCTGATTTTTGTAAAATGCATATGTACAGGATATTTGATACCGAAGGGATGGAAAGTGATGCCACTGTTTAGGAATATTCATCACAATCCGAAATACTTTTCAAACCCTGAGGTGTTCGATCCATCTAGATTTGAGGTAATAATtgataaacaaacataaaaagaatattaataagttatatatatttaaagagaGCTGACTTAACGTGATGGTTGAAACTAACCAAAGGTAAATCCAAAGCCAAATACATTCATGCCCTTTGGAAGTGGAGTTCATGCTTGTCCTGGGAACGAACTCGCCAAGATACAGATTCTTATCTATCTCCACCATTTAATTTCCAAATTCCGGTAAGTTTTCACTCTACTTCCTctttactatataatttaattaagcGTAAGTGTCATGCATGATCTCTCTTTATATTAGTGAAATCTATGGTTTGATtacatataaattaacattagtATAATCGTTAGTTATCTGATTGTATTATGCAGATGGGAAGTGGTGGGAGGAGAAGAGGGAATAGAGTACGGTCCATTTCCAATCCCTCGAAATGGTCTGCTCGCAACATTTCGACAACATTCTCTTTAGTTCTTCAAAcctttaaagtatataatatataataaaattattattagtatttgttaattaattagcattaattttttatttatctaaatttcataaaatatgtaaacccctttgagatttatttaaagaaaattgttaTTGTAGTCATTGAGAGTTTTAACATGTTGCATGCTACAACTATGATGAGTAAAAACGTTTATTCCAGTATTCTCAATAACAGTCGAAGTTGGGTTAATCTTTTCTTTAGGGGtaactaaaccaaaccaaaccaaatcaaaagcATGTGAGCCACATGAAGGGAGCAGAAAGGCCACAAAGCGTTAATGTGAAACAGTCAGAGAGGTGTGTTTACAATTGTGAGTGGACTGTGAACAATGAACATAACATGGCcacgacaaaaaaaaacagatttgaaatAGTGAGTGAACTGCCTAGTGAACATGACATAGCCACAGGCCACGTATAAAAAgaagttttcattttaataatctaaaaataactttttcaaaaaaaaaataatctaaaaataactAAAGATGGGGTCCGTTTTCATCATATCTTGGGGTCCTATAACTAGTAACACGATAATCCGCCAATGccctttgtctctctttatcATCCAAATTTACCGAATTACcgaacaaattatttatttctcatCAAAACTGCTAAAGTTttcattccaaaaaaaaaaaactgctaaAGGTTTGGTCTACTATACTATTTAAATAACGACATTAGTATTTGACTATTTGTTATAGCAAGTTGGCAACACGTTTCCTTATTGAACGGTATTTGAAAAAACTGTCGAGTGTGGTTGCAACTTACAGCTCACGTGGAGCACCACCATTCATGATTCTTCTcgtattttctttattatagCAACACAACGTTTAAATTTGGATGAATTGAATAGCATTATAGCAAGGTAATGGAATTAATCAGGCTCGTCAATcgtcatttgttttgttttgtctaaaaaTCACATCGTCTACAAACCACACGTCAAATATGCATACTGATAAGTCTTAGTAGAAAACTAGAAACTATTATTTGGTAAGTTTGGTTCAGTGATTGTACAGGAGCTTATTTATATTCTGCTCAATAGAAAATGAGTTAGCCAAGATTCAGATTGGTTGGGCTCTCAGGTGGGTTCATGGGTTTAAGCTTACATATTTAAATGATCGCTGTACAAGTGGGCGGAAGTTTACATATTATAGTCATTATTAATGAGGctttacaataattaaataagCCCAATTTACACTGGCTCGTTGAATTTGCAGGAGAAGATAGAAGACATCTTTTTCGTTTTTGGGTCAAAGGTTGACTAGAGATGGCTATGAATAACGAACTCATATGTAAAAGTCAAAAGGCTATTGAAGTGTGGACGAATTGGGAGAAAGAAAAGTCTATGGTTGAAAAAGCACAAATATAAAACAATGGTTAGAAATAGTCTAACAAAcaagtctttttcttttttattatagtCCTTTTGTGTTGTCACAACCAGTCAAACTAGAACAATGCCGGCTAACAGTTGGTAGTTTTTAAAAAGATGATgtagagaaataaataaaaaagtatgtctatgaaagataaagaaaaacacACTTATAAGTTGTAAATAGTAGATATGAAATGAAAAGTGGAAGCCTGGAAGAAGGGTAGAAGCTAAGGGGACATGATTACTAATGCTGGACTTGATCATCATGCACACTGCTGCTTTTAAGTTAAAAGTTGATCCAATCTTATTCTAAAGGATGCTTATCGTGAACTCCAAGTGTTATAAATGATAATCAAGCTGTCTTAATCTTTGCCTAAAAAGTGAAATTTCAATAATGATACTCCCCTTAATAAACTAGTGCATAccatattttgtatattatccTTCATTAAGCTATGAACATTTACTGAAGTATGGATATGTGAGtgttagtaaaaaaaacatGGAAAGCATCTTGAACGTTCATATATCTTtgaaaaataagaaagtaataataataatatgattttctCTAGTAATAGTAACAaaataagttaaacaaaaatataacaaattaaaattaatagtactgtatttcagtttttcttatatactaaaattaaaatttgatccAAACACTAATCTTCTAGTGGCGGAGCCACATAAAATGAGTTGGGGGCTATTGAAcccaacaaaattaaaaaaattagtgtaaGTTATATAAACTCAAGCTATAAGCCCCAActctaaatatttaagtttaatGTTGATGACCCcaacaaatatatattctgCCTCCGCCCCTGTAATCTTCTGTCAATTCGGTCGCTGTGATCGGATTCTATTATGGATTTCTGACTAGGTGGAGAACTGAAGCAAGAATTCTCTTTCTTTATCATCAATTGAATCACTGTTCACGACTCAGGATACTAAATTTGTTTGGTAagttaaatctatttttatttaaaattaattgttgaaatttttttttgttttaaaaataggGGGGGGGGAGTAATAAAAGAAAGAAGGTGGCGAGATCCCAAATTCCCAACCAAGCTAAGGCAAAGCAAATAAAGAAGGTCGCCAGGATTAAACGTGCAccgaatctctctctctctctctctctctctctctctctctctctctctctctctctctgtccaACCAAATTTCTGATCGATTGCGCCATCGCGTAAACCAGTTCCGGCGTAGTGCTCTGTTCGTTTTGTTCTTCGGAAAGATACGATTGATGATTTCTaggtgaaagaaagaaagaaagtaagaGTGTCTCTTCCGGCGATTTCGACATGGAATCCGTATATTCCAGCGGCGGCGGCGTAACGAAGCTAGAACCGTCGATCGCGGCGTGGCATTTCCAGATTGCAGTCTATTTCGCCTTCGGATTCTTCTTTTTGAGGCTCTTCCTCGATAGATTCGTCTTTCAAGTACGTAACAacctctccttcttctctcatGGAATTGATTACGGAAAGCTAGAATCAGACTAGTTATTAATTACCTTCCTATATGTGATTGACGAgcattgatgatgatgatgatgatgatgatgatgatgatgcatgTATGTTATGTATGCGTTAGTTGAAATTCTTGATTTATAGAAACATATACAGTTTTAAGGAGAAGATCCATGCATCTGtgatgctgatgatgatgatgatgatgatgatgatgcataGATGATGAGAAGTATTGTTGTTGGTTGGTTCATGAATCTTGCAAAGAAGTTGGAGAATTGATCCAAcctttttttcaatttttttttggtaacagaGGATAGCTGTATGGCTTTTGACTACTGGTTCTACGCCAATTAAAATGAAGGATGCTGCTACTCGTGCAAAGCTCATCAAATGCAAGGAGTCCCTCTGGAAACTGCTCTACTTTGGTGCTTGTGAGGTTTTCGTTCTCAATGCCCTTTATCACGAGCCTTGGGTCACAGATATTAAACTCTTCTTTCGCGGTTGGCCTAACCAAGACCTCAAGTGAGACTCCACATTGAATTTCCTTGGTTTAGTAAATAGTTGTAGTTTCATGGCAGAGTTCCCTgcaataactatttttttttgtaggctTCCAATAAAGCTTTACTATATGTGCCAGTGCGGTTTCTATGTGTATGGTGTTGCTGCCTTGCTTGCATGGGAGACCAGAAGAAAGGATTTTGCTGTTATGATGTCTCACCATGTCATCACTATCATCCTCATTGCCTACTCATACCTTACCAGGTAAATAAATACTATTTGCATTATGGATCCTTCTTACCTCAAGTAGCgcttttaatattgttttagtGAACTCATTTGCTAAGCTACAAGTCGTCCATTA
This genomic interval from Raphanus sativus cultivar WK10039 unplaced genomic scaffold, ASM80110v3 Scaffold0852, whole genome shotgun sequence contains the following:
- the LOC108835695 gene encoding abscisic acid 8'-hydroxylase 4, whose protein sequence is MAGFWFLAISSFFFCLLLVRMAVSKNNKRKKMRDSRCKLPPGSMGWPYLGETLQLYSQDPNVFFTSKQKRYGEIFKTRILGYPCVMLASPEAARFVLVTHARMFKPTYPKSKERLIGPSALFFHQGDYHFYIRKLVQSSFFPETIRKLIPDIEHIALSSLQSLANMPIVSTYQEMKKFAFDVGILAIFGHLECSYKEMLKHNYNIVDKGYNFFPMNLPGTSYHRALMARKRLKTTVSEIIRERREKSILKTDFLGHLLDVKDDKGRVLTQEQIADNIIGVLFAAQDTTASCLTWILKYLHDNQKLLEAVKDEQRAIYEENSREKKSLTWGQTRNMPLTHKVILESLRMASIISFTFREAVDDVEYKGYLIPKGWKVMPLFRNIHHNPKYFSNPEVFDPSRFEVNPKPNTFMPFGSGVHACPGNELAKIQILIYLHHLISKFRWEVVGGEEGIEYGPFPIPRNGLLATFRQHSL
- the LOC130503190 gene encoding ceramide synthase LOH2-like; amino-acid sequence: MESVYSSGGGVTKLEPSIAAWHFQIAVYFAFGFFFLRLFLDRFVFQRIAVWLLTTGSTPIKMKDAATRAKLIKCKESLWKLLYFGACEVFVLNALYHEPWVTDIKLFFRGWPNQDLKLPIKLYYMCQCGFYVYGVAALLAWETRRKDFAVMMSHHVITIILIAYSYLTSFFQIGAIILALHDASDVFMETAKIFKYSEKEFGASVCFALFAVSWLLLRLIYFPFWIIRATSIELLDYLDMTSLEGTIMYYSFNTMLLMLLVFHIYWWYLICAMIVRLLKNRGKVGEDIRSDSEDDD